A genome region from Oenanthe melanoleuca isolate GR-GAL-2019-014 chromosome 14, OMel1.0, whole genome shotgun sequence includes the following:
- the MEPCE gene encoding 7SK snRNA methylphosphate capping enzyme, which yields MRGGGAAQRAGAGRAAMAAAPEAFLVPPPPPPAAAAPPPGPPEPPRPRNGLRAAGGGGKRRSSCGAKQPAWKRRRRAASECGPVLPSEFLLGGNIFDPLNLNSLLDEEVSRALNARTPQSSPLPQRGRDPVEILVPRDITDPLSLNAPGEALRLASPAKSARRRHRHRGQQRGAGTAGSAAPAGEEPARPAEPSAAATAPPCPAALPATGRHRKRRRTCSKSEGPRPPPPPPPPPPAATEKPAKPSGKAAQRPRHQVRKFQYGNYCKYYGYRNPDVEDARLRALRPEWFAGKEVLDVGCNVGHLTLSIAKRWAPARVVGLDIDGRLIRSARQNIRHYLSEGLGAADGEAGGARKGFPAALLASRGPIAAPQLPPDGPGAADFPHNVVFVTGNYVPEREEAVGAQRPEFDVVLLLSLTKWVQLNWGDEGLKRLFRRAFRHLRPGGLLLLEPQPWESYRKRKGLTETTYRNYQRIRLRPEQFPAYLTSPEVGFERCELLGTPQHSSKGFQRPIYLFHKGRGDAP from the exons AtgcgcgggggcggcgcggcgcaGCGCGCAggcgcgggccgggccgccATGGCGGCGGCGCCTGAGGCCTTCCTggtgccgccgccgcctcctcccgccgccgccgcgccaCCCCCGGGGCCGCCCGAGCCCCCGCGGCCCCGCAATGGCCTCCGcgccgcgggcggcggcgggaaGCGGCGCAGCAGCTGCGGGGCGAAGCAGCCGGCGTGGAAGCGGCGGCGCCGCGCGGCCTCGGAGTGCGGCCCGGTGCTGCCCTCAGAGTTCCTGCTCGGCGGGAACATCTTCGACCCGCTCAACCTCAACAGCCTGCTGGACGAGGAGGTGAGCCGCGCGCTGAACGCGCGCACGCCGCAGTCCTCGCCGCTCCCGCAGCGCGGCCGCGACCCGGTGGAGATCCTGGTGCCGCGGGACATCACGGACCCGCTGAGCCTGAACGCGCCGGGCGAGGCGCTGCGCCTGGCGTCCCCGGCCAAGAGCGCCCGCCGCCGGCACCGCCACCGCGGCCAGCAGCGGGGCGCCGGCACCGCGGGCAGCGCCGCTCCGGCCGGCGAGgagcccgcccgccccgccgagccctccgccgccgccaccgcgccgccctgccccgccgccCTGCCCGCCACCGGCCGCCACCGCAAGCGCCGACGGACTTGCAGCAAATCCGAGGGGCCtcgccctcctcctcctcctcctcctccgccccCCGCGGCCACCGAGAAACCGGCGAAACCCTCCGGGAAAGCGGCGCAGCGGCCGCGGCACCAGGTGCGCAAGTTCCAGTACGGGAATTACTGCAAATACTACGGGTACCGCAACCCGGACGTGGAGGACGCGCGGCTGCGGGCGCTGCGGCCCGAGTGGTTCGCGGGCAAGGAGGTGCTGGACGTGGGCTGCAACGTGGGGCACCTGACGCTGAGCATCGCCAAGCGCTGGGCGCCCGCCCGCGTGGTGGGGCTGGACATTGACGGGCGGCTGATCCGCTCGGCCCGCCAGAACATCCGCCACTACCTGTCcgaggggctgggggcggcggACGGCGAGGCGGGGGGCGCCAGGAAAGGTTTCCCCGCCGCGCTCCTGGCCAGCCGCGGCCCCATCGCCGCCCCGCAGCTGCCGCCCGACGGGCCCGGCGCCGCCGACTTCCCGCACAACGTGGTGTTCGTCACG gggAACTACGTGCCGGAGCGGGAGGAGGCCGTGGGGGCGCAGCGCCCCGAGTTCGacgtggtgctgctgctgtccctcacCAAGTGGGTGCAGCTCAACTGGGGCGACGAGGGGCTCAAGCGGCTCTTCCGGAGGGCGTTCCGGCACCTGCGGCCcggggggctgctgctgctggagccgcAGCCCTGGGAGTCCTACCGCAAGCGCAAGGGGCTCACC GAGACGACGTACCGGAACTACCAGCGCATCCGGCTGCGGCCCGAGCAGTTCCCCGCCTACCTGACCTCGCCCGAGGTGGGGTTCGAGCGCTGCGAGCTGCTGGGgaccccccagcacagctccaaag GCTTCCAGCGGCCGATTTATCTCTTCCACAAGGGACGAGGTGAcgccccctga